DNA from Coffea arabica cultivar ET-39 chromosome 10c, Coffea Arabica ET-39 HiFi, whole genome shotgun sequence:
TGCTCCTCCACCTTCTTAGGCTCAATCCACAATTAAAATTATGCCacaatattttattttaccgcTTTAACATCAATTTGGGTTTTACCCAGTCAAAATATTGCGGCAGTTATGTATCCCATAATCTTTTTCTCGAGAGTGATGCAATTTTCTTGGATTCTATGGAAAAGGATTTAAATGACAAGCAATTTAACCTCCTTTAAAGACAAGCAAGCaactctttttgtatgattagaTGTGAACAGGAGATTAACGGTCCTTATTTCGCATTCTTATTTGGATAGAGTAATCCTCGTCCCTCTCGtttcttcatcatttcttcGCCTTTCGAAAATTATCAAAAAGAAAATGTATTGAAAGGAAGAGGGGAAAAATGACTAGTTAACTagaacttcattttttttttaccaaaaaaaaaaaaaattcttatcaTTCTCTTCGTACGTTTTTGAAATCACCTGCTTATTTTATCTCATGTATGACCCCCTGTGACAAGTGagtttaaaaaacttgtaacagaTAAATTTAGCAAAAAATTTATCTGCCAAACACGGCTTATATTACATTAGAAACTCATTTTGGTTCTAGCTCTTGACTGTATCAAATGTGTATCATGAACAGGTGGAGGAAAGAAGGTGACACGTGTGGAGGTGACAATGGACGGCGGAGACACGTGGCACGTTTGTGCCGTGGACCACCCTGAGAAGCCTACCAAGTATGGCAAGTACTGGTGCTGGTGTTTCTGGTCCCTGGATGTTGAGGTCCTGGATCTGCTTGGTGCTAAAGAAATTGCAGTTCGAGCTTGGGATGAGAGCACGAACACGCAACCCGAAAAGCTCATTTGGAATGTCATGGTACGTTTTATTCTGAAAGAAaaacttttgtttgtttttttattctttATGGATCGGGACTCTTGCACCAACACCAGTACTTGCAATAAATATGCCCGGTGGTCACCGCCAAGCAACCTTCTTGGTGGTGCGGAGTCAAGGGTTTCGACTTTTGTCTCTCACAAAAATTTGTTACAATTTATCACAGTATTTAGTGGCCAttttcgataaaaaaaaaaaagattcttacaataaatataaaatttgtggTAAACGATAAATCTTAGGATTAGTTGCACTTTACCTCCTTAAACTTGGATTGAAGTGGCACAACTTATATTCTAGGTCCAAAAAACATGACTAAATCACGTTATTGGTCGTAGGAAAAGGCTGTATGTCTATAAAAGAGGGAAAATGGCCATAATATTTTAACATAGGGTATCTAGAGACTTCCATTTCACCTGAATTTTCATTGAATTGTGTAAAATAAAGTAATTTACAATGAATGAATTGTTTAAAGCGGATGACTACATTCAAAAGAATGCCATATTATAGTTGACACAAAAAttgtaaataaatatgaaagtctctaaaaattaccaaaatagatatttttatagGATGACTACTCCTATAAAAGCTCTGCATAGGCAAGTATACCGGTGCAATGGGTTGGAAATTTAGTAGTATATCGCTGTATCTAATTTCAAGAATATATAAAAGATCCTCCTTGGAAGTGTCTTGTACTGACAAATTTTGACGTGTACACTTCGCGGGAATGTCCCGTGGTTGCGGGCTCCTTTGCTACGTCGTGATGAAAATGGTcattctttgtttttgtttggggTGCGGTCGGGGTTGGAAGAGTGTGAGCATTTCTTGGAAGAGGTAGAACGTggaaatatataatttttttaataaagacggtgaaatttaaaaagtgcATACGAAGAGGAGGATTTGAATTTAGCATCTCTACCTCTTCAAACTGTAACCGTAATTACCGTAGTGATTGAAAGAATTTCATGAGAAGTTAGATCCTAATAAACAATTATAAATATGCGGTCGATATATGGAGTATTTCATTGGTTTTGCTAAGAATTGCGATACTCAAATGAAGATGGGGCCTTTTAGTTGCTCATACTCCTGGGGTTTGAGACCTGAAATCTTGAGTAGAATAAAACTATACACGTTGCTAAAATTGGTAAATGATTAATGTGTACGAATTAAGCTAGAATTCAGAGCATCTTTGTTCTCATGATTTCATTGCAATGTGCAGGGAATGATGAACAATTGTTGGTTCAGGGTGAAAACCAATGTGTGCAAACCACACAAAGGAGAAATCGGAATTGTATTTGAGCACCCAACGCAGCCTGGAAACCAATCTGGTGGATGGATGGCCAAGGAGAAACACCTCGGAAAATCTTCCGACTCGAATCAAACCCTGAAGAAAAGTGTCTCATCACCATTCATGAACACAAGTACAAAAATGTTCTCAACGTCTGAGGTTAAGAAGCACAACTCAGCAGACTCTGCATGGATAATTGTTCATGGCCATGTTTTTGACTGCACTCGTTTCCTCAAAGACCATCCTGGAGGTTCCGATAGTATTCTTATCAATGCTGGCACAGATTGTACCGAAGAATTTGAAGCCATCCACTCTGATAAGGCTAAGAAACTCTTGGAAGATTTCAGGATTGGCGAGTTAATAACCTCAGGTTACACCTCAGATTCGTCGACTTCATCACCTAACAACACAGTCCATGGTGCTTCAAACGCCAGTCACTTAGCCCCGATCACTGAAATTGCCCCTGCAAGAAGCATTGCGCTAATTTCAGGCCAGAGAATCCCATGTAAACTTGTGTCCAAGACCTCAATCTCCCATGATGTGAGAAAGTTTCGATTTGCATTGCCCTCAGAAGAGCAAGTCCTAGGATTACCAATTGGGAAGCACATATTTGTATGTTGTACGGTTGATGAAAAGCTATGCATGCGAGCCTATACGCCTGCAAGCGGGGCAGAAGAAGTCGGGTATTTTGAGCTAGTGGTGAAGATATACTTCAAAGGGGTACACCCTAGATTTCCAAACGGAGGGGTTATGTCACAATACTTGGATTCACTTTCTCTGGGGTCATTTCTTGAAATTAAGGGTCCACTGGGTCACATTGAATACAAAGGGAAAGGCAACTTTTTGGTGCATGGCAAACACAAGTTTGCCAAAAAGTTGGCCATGCTTGCTGGTGGAACAGGAATTACACCTATATATCAAGTAATGCAAGCAATTTTGAAGGATTCTGAAGATGATACCGAGATGTTTGTTGTCTATGCCAATCGGACTGAGGATGATATCTTGCTTAGAGATGAGCTTGATGCATGGGCTGAAAAGTATCCTGAAAGAGTTAAAGTGTggtatgtagtggaaaaatccgTCAAGGAAGGGTGGAACTATGGTCTAGGGTTTGTTACCGAGAGCATTTTAAGAGAACACGTTCCTCTAGCGTCAGAGACAACCCTAGCACTGGCTTGTGGCCCTCCTCCCATGATCCAGTTTGCAATAAATCCAAACTTGGAGAAAATGGGATATGATATAAAGGACTCTTTATTGATCTTTTGAAGAAAGCAGCGGGATAATAATGTAGATGTCAGGTTTTGTACATAACTTTTAGTAGCCCATATTATGTTTATCATAAAAAACTAAATAGTCTtgtacttcttcttcttcattgattttctttcttttttcaatctTAATATTGgtgaatttgtccttaaatctttcGGAAAGAGAGAAAATGTTGTATTGCTTAATCCTAACAAGTTTGCTCTATAAATTTTAATTGAAAGGAAAATTCTGCAACATGGCATACAGGACATGCAATCAGACTTAAGCCACTATTCAGTTGGAAGCAAAGATAACCCCACTAAAGCCCAGGGGAACATtttttgcaacaaaatttcatCTAAAAGAAGTCAACTGAAAACTATAGAATTGGAGTTTGTTTGGTAGATCGTAAAACCTGATTTTTTCTGAAGAGAAAGCGATACTAACAATTACTATTGTCACTTTTATACTGATTAGTGAAATTGataataaaagtattttatCTTATTACTCTTGGTATTATCTTAAAGCTAGTAGAGTCCTGGGGAAAGATACACAGAACCTGCACAGCCAAATATTCGATTTCTTTATACGAAGCATTTTTGGTTAATTCCATGgatattcaaataaacttcacgAAGAATCCCTCTAAGAAGTTGTAAAACTCCACGAATTTGGCAAGTTAGAGAAGACAGTCCACTTGAATTTACTCAAGTGCCTAGCATGTAATATTTACGTAGTATCAAGGGATACTCCAAGGGATTGAATAAAGCAAATTTGATGAGTGCTAACTCTTTTGCATTTATTTAACCAAATTAATTTAGAAATTTTTACACGAAAAACCCTAGGGAAACCTAGAAGACTCACGATCAAGAGGAAGATTAAAGTCAGatgtttttcattctttttggtcaattttgattctTTAAGGCAAATATAAGCAATTCATTTCCAAGGTAAAACAACATATGTAACTACTAGCTCAATCATTTAAAGTTTCGTATGACAAATATAGTTACTAATGGTTTGTTGGGTGTTGACAGTTTGCTTATGAATTGACAAAGCGGCAGATTGCTCACTGCTAAACCAAAGATAATCTGAAGGTTATGTGGTGAAACAAATGGATAACAAGGTTATTAGGTTAAGAGACATCGAAGTAGTTAAGTAAGCTTAAACttaataaaaaagaataaaaaaagctttcaatttttattttcgtCTGTTTTCATCATTCTAAAGAGAATTTCTTGTTGGATTCTTTGTTAGCTTTGAACATACTTGAAATTTTCTAACTATATAGGTTGACCTCTGCCTGTTAGTACGGGTGGTAATTTTTAGTACGACGCGATAACCTGACTCGAATACGACTTGAAATTAATAGGTTTTAGCACCACCCAAACTTAAGTGGGTCATTATTGGATTAACCTGTTAGTGACATGAATATAAGTGGGTTGGGTTGGTCAACCCGTGGGTTAACATGCTAACTCGATAAAGAGCTTACTTTATGATAATAATTAATTACTACAGATGCTATCTTGAGTATTTAGCAAAAACTAACAACGATTAAATTTGGCTTGAATATTTCAATTAGAAGTTTAAAAACTCACATATTTTGTATCTTATCACATATGGAACTATCTGATTGTCTTTCTAAAAAGTTGATTGGATCTCATTTTTTATAGAGTTTTTGGAGAAAACTTACTTCAGCACTTTTTAAGATATGAAATAaaagttgattgaaaaatgtgcaaaatgaATATTCACATAAAACatagaaatttttcaaaaaaatagcaATACAAACAAGGCTGACTATGATATTATGTTGGGAAAGCTTAATCatctatttttaaaaatatttgaaaacttTAAATTTATGTTAACtatgtattttaaaaaatttattgtgtGTTCTAACAACAGCAATATTGAGTCAATCACATGATCAAATGGGTATCTATCCCGCAGTAGATCCTTTAGATTCAACATCAACCATGCTTCACCTTAACCGCAAGGAGGGGGATGCCGAAGGCAGGGCTAGTGACTGAAgtgaagtcgtaacaaggtagCCGTACTGGAAGGTGCGGCTGGGTCACCGGTATAAATAGTCATTATCTGTTGTTCTACTGCAAGAGGGGTTGCTTGGGATTGCTTAAGCAATTCACGTAATCGTTGACCTCTTGCCAATTGATTCTGAGTAGCTTTATCGAGATCAGAGGCAAATTGTGCAAAAGCTTCTAATTCTGCAAATTGCGCGTTAAAATAAGTGATTAAATGCTAAAGTGTTTCTAGCATAGGTCAATAGTTCGATTTGGCAAAATAATGCATCATATCAAAACTATTTTAATCGTATAGAATATTTAACGGGTTACATGGGTTGGATTGAATTAACGGGTTAACAAATGGATCATGACACGACATGACACAAAAGTCTAATGGGTTGAGTTAGGGTTGAGGTTTTCGTACATGAACATGATAATAACACGACAAGCTAAGTATACGACAGGACCTATTGCAACGCCTACCTATTAGAATAAATCTAGATTATTTTATTTACCGTAAGTTTTGAGTCTTCGTCAAGTTAGTCcaaaataaattttcaaatatctttttatttcttctatatggtctgagtcttttttttttttggagtcaaaaataaaatttgaaatcgaGAAGATCAAGTTGTGACCAAAAAATGATTTATCTGATGTCCTACCATATTTAACTTCATGCTCTTTTATTTCtcagatctttttttttattattttggaatgATTTTAAATCTGTTTCTTTGTCTGAATTTTAAAGTCATCTCCCTAGTCTTATTTAAGGACTAGACTCGTATTGTGTTTTCGAACTCCAACAATAACTTACCATAACTATTCTTCAAATCAAGTATTTTGTATCCAACAAACACATTCTTTCTTGAGTCAAACGCACACTTTTCTTAGGTTGTTCATCATCTCTATATATTTATCATCCATGTCTTTTCAAGTGAGACTTTTCGAGTGAAAGGAAAACTCAGAACTTAACTAGAAAACCTCACTACTAAATTCGTTGGATTTCCTGTAAAATACAATTAAGAGTTTAGTTGGAGTCATCTTGTTTTATGAGGAATTTAGGCAAGCTGGTTGAGTGGTAACTATAATAGACTAGGCTTATGTGAGATCCTATGAGTCCTCTATGTAGAGCACCATAGAAGCAAGAACTGGATTGGTTGTATATGAGCCACTTTAATATTGAAGGCGCAGGTGGAGTGAGATGGacatttgagaaaaaaatgtaaagaaaATCTCAGAAAAGTGGTTGTGCTTGATCCACTCTAAAAGCATAAGCACTAGTGATTCTACTAGAGGTGCTGGAGAAAGAAGAACAATACACTACCAATCTTATTGACTGCGGGTTTCAAAGTTCAAACGGGGAGAAAGACTTTTAGTAGTGGATGTAGGCCTTTAAGTGTCTTGCCACTAATCATTTGGCCCTCTCTATTTTGTTTATTtacaatttaattattttactgCTGTCTATTTGATTGTAAttcaagtttttgttttttggctTCTATTGCGCTTACTTTAATTTTATATATCTTATTTGACATATTGGAAGGGGTTAtacttgaaattttggaattgttttgattCAGCTTATTATGCTAGAAAATTTTCATGTCCAAAAACCTTCAAAACTTAGAAAAAAAGTCGCATATCAAGCTCTTAATTCCTCTCTAGGTTAGCATACTTGGGACACCAAGTGGCATCAGAAAAGTTTCTCTTATCATTTGTAGGTTATACCACCTAGAGTATGATCTGTCATGGACAATCATTCCAAATTTGATATGTCTTATTTAGAGAATAGTTCCTCAAACTGTCCTTCTTTGTTTACTAGTTCAAATTATTCatcttgaaaaaattttatgaaaccctattttgGGTTTCTAAGATATGACCTACGACAAATAGTTGAAAATGGAGATTATATTCTCACGAAGACCAATGATAAAGGTGAATATGTTCCTAAAGAGTTGGATGAATAAACTAATGGGAATGGTATATTGATCACTATAAATATGGCTGCTTTAAATTTATTCCACTATGCACTAACTCAAGATGACTGCAATCGTATTTCTCAGTGTAGATTTGTCAGGGACTTAAAGAGGACACTCAAAGTAATCACATGAAGGAACCAATGATGTGAGAACCTCAAAGAGGATATAATTGGTCCATGATTACAAGGTGTTCACTATGGAGTCAAAAGAAACCATCATAAAGATGATGAAGAGATTCATAGGCTTCATCAACTCTTTGGTAAATACCAGCAAAGAATGTTCACAAATTGAACTCCATATAAAAATATTGTGTGCACTACTAAAGGCGTAGAAACCGAAGGTTATTACAATATAAAGCTCAAAAATCTCAGTACTATGCCATTAGAAGAATTTGTTGGTTCTTTAATGGTTGAAAAGATTGAAttgtagaaagaaaaagtgaaagaagagaaggaaaacaaaaggaaaaaattgttAGCCTTCAATACATTTACACATGATCATAAGTCTGATATCAACTGTGAggatccggaaaattttctactttattttactttactttatttcttcaaatacattttctttactttactttattaccttaagtttctagatatttttataagtgcgtctagtttttaaatcatttttcttagATAACttagttcatgttaagtttgaaacGCATTATGAAAGTGGGACCCGCTAAAGcagcaagtgcgataaatttttgagaACTAGGTGAAATTTTGCATGAacggatattattttataagataCTAAGCGATAATTAGAGGTAGTTAGATAGTTTAGTCTTGGAAGACAAAGAGATGAGAACAAATCTTAAGAATGCCAAGTGTCGCGAAATCCTTGGAAGGTGGACTTTGACTAAACCTTTCTTATCCtttaataaaatcaaattttgacaaaaaaattccTTCCATTTTGCTCCTAGCTTGGCCAAACCAttgagagggaaaaaggaaaggaaaacttcatcttcaaccACCAAATTCTTGCTTGCATCTTGAGTTTAACCATTAATTTTGCAAACCACTCCACAAAAAGTGATATCCAAGGAAGATCAAAGGCTTGAGTggagagattttggaggaagaaacactaagttttcatcttttttggggttttaaggtatttatgGCAAGAAACTTCTCTTTACTTCTAATACTTGCATACTAGTGGTTTAGAGTTGAATATTGATAGTTTGATGAGAAATTTCACGGATTGAAGTGGAGAtttggaaattttcagcttttatGGGGAAATTTCAGCCCTTATATGATGCTTAAGGTTGGCTATGATTTGATAGCTTTACCATGTGAAatatctagcttttatatgttagttttGCTTGCTTAAggaaaattccagcttgtatgtgaaaatttcaacttaGGGTTTCCAAGAATCAGCTTGAGTATGGTTGGTATTGAGCAATAaatttgttatatttggatggttttgtgaCCTTAATCAAGTGTATGTTATAGCTTATGACTTGTGGTTGTAGTTgaggttgatttgagatgaaatttggtgttgagtttggatggaaaagcaaagaaaataaGGGGAGGTGCTATCCAAATTTTGGGACGGCTTGtttccttcaagtttgggtTGATTTTGTGATAAATTTGCTTAAGATACTTGGTAAACCTATAAGCTTtgcttatgtgttgaattttggttgaaatggaagGATTTTTATTGGTATTTTCCCCATTTtgctagctgaaatttttcttattggcCAAGTGATAGCGAAGTCTATTACCTTGTTGTTTTCTAACCTTTTCATAattgattttggccaaaacttgtTCCAAACCATGGTTAAGACTTTTGTGCGGGAATTTGAGTGAAAACTACGGAGATTGGGAGGTGAAAAACCTCATGATTGTATTCCTTTCATGGCTGCGAAAAATCCTGGTTTGGATGGCAGCTTTGCACCTTGCTATCTTTTAACCTCAAAATCTTTAGTTTGGAAGTCTTTTGGACACACTCTCATTGACTTCACTTGCTAAAACCTTGAACAATAATTGTATTTTTGAGTTGGAGTGAATATCCTAACCTAAAGAAGTGCATTACCTTGTTTTTTTTCATTGTCTTGTTGCTAAAAATTTCAGCCATGAATTGGAATAAGGAACTCTTTGGTTGCTTATGTCCCTTGAGTCCAAATATCCTCttttcaccccaaaactatATTTACACCTTTGCACTAGTAGTTacttggattttctttggtttacatAAGCTTTGAATGGTTGAATCATAATACTTTATCTTGGTTGGTCTTAGGGTTTGTTGGTGATCAAGAGCATAACCCGGGAGCaaacttttgacgttattttggttaaactggtgagtgttttttgcatgttgtacttccaatgactatgtgaattgttatgaatgtttacttgaatgttaaatgcttttaaatgattgttaaatggattttcgataggcgagtgtgtaatttatcgcacttgacctaagtgaacgtgaaattttcaatgattaaatgagtgaatgttacttgtgcatgaatgtaagacTTTTGGTTGGACTGGgtccttgcccttcgttgccagtcaactcgagccagaagcggactcggtcgggcggctGGTAACCCTGGGACAatatttggtatactcaagtattattACGAAGTCTGGTAGAGAATTGGTCAGTGAATTCAATACTGAATGAATGACAATGAACATTGAAAGAGTTTCCACTGTTAAATATTTTCTAATGAcagaggaataagggaaatggTCGGCGactgaatgactgaatgaatggTTCCAAGTGAGTACATATCCTTccaatgaatgaatgtttatttcGTGAATGACTGTTTATTATTGTCCAAAGTGTTCAAACAGTTAAATGTCATACTTCTATGGTTTCTCTACCTGAttgcttgtttgggaacctcactgaacttttaactcattccgttagtttgttttccttataggaatgGAGGCCAGAGCAAGTAGGCATGAACTAGGTTGTATAACTTTcatgtacttgtacttttgtaAATGAGAcatatttgaaatttttggaaatgtaatcctatttgaaattcaattcaTGTATATGTAGTACAGATCCATAAATGTTAGAGTGAAAAATTAATACACTGTCGTGCATAAAATGTTAatccaaaaataaaatggtaaaaaatAATAAGCAATTGATGAAATATAAACTGTGTGGTAGTAGTAGTGATACTTTTTTATCGTTTAATCCAAAGGACAAAAAACGAAAAGGATCCATAAGAAGTGAGAAAATGTGTAATCTGTAATATTACATCAAAGTGATAGAATCGTGCTAGGATCATCAATTTTTTGACTTAGTAATGCCTtgtcttttgcttttcttttatttctctttCACGGTGAAAATAGAAGGAGGAAAAATTAAATCCAAGGAAGGATCGAAAGTCCGAGACGTTACAATAGGTTTTCCCTTCCACGGTGCAGCAGTGGATTGGACCCTTAAAGCAAATTGTTTCTGCAACACTcttcaaattcaaaataaaagttcGACATTTTACCTTCCCCAAAGAAGAGGGGGGGAGGCTCAACATATTAATtactttaaagtttaaagtGCAAACTGTTCAAGGAAAAAAAGTTAAGGCTGCAAAGAAAAGAATAGAATCATTATCATTTAGAGATATTACTTGagtagctctttttttttttgttagtgtGCTATGTAACAATGATGATTCGCGAAATGAAGTCAATTACAATAAGATAATGCAGAAGTacgaatttaaaaaaaaaaaaaaagcagtggACTTTATTCAGTTTCAATAAGAATTAATATATATGACGCATGGAAATAAATTACAGAAGTTGTTGCTTGTAGCATATATTTTGCAGATTTGGTTAGATAGACGAGATGCAATAATGGAATACAAAAACAGAAGTTGTTAGCATCGAAGTTTTCTTTGTGGAgtctttaaaataaaaagaGGATAGGGAGCATGGAGGTTTTTCTTTGAATTACCAAAAGTATTTTTCAACACTGTCTGCAAATTGAATAAAATTATGGGGAGCatggaaaataggaaaagaaGGGGAAACCAGatctaataagaaaaataacaaaCATTGAGAAAAACTCTCAAATTGGTCAGATTTAGAAATTCTCAAAGTTGTTATGTCAGATCTAAATTTTTCCTTGAGCCAAATTTGCTTCATATCAGATATGACAATTCAAGACATACGCAGAATTCATTTGATCGGAAGACGCTTCGAAATTTCATGgtactatctttttttttttttttttttttttagatctaGTTTATTTGTTGAATTGTAGATATTTTATTTCTGTggcatatattttattttaaactgAAACACCTTATTCTAATTAATTTTCTTGCTGCCAGATTAATGATTTGAATCCTAAACCTGACAACTAGAGATCGAAAGGGTGTAGGGAGAGGCGGAACTGTGGAAGGTTAAAATTAAAAAGATTAGTTTGAAAATGTTGAACAATTAATACTACTAAAAggtttattattgttattattattattattagtcaTAAAGCACAAAAAGACCGGCCGAGGGACTTCCTGGATGCAAgcaaaattataatttttggggcTTTCATAAGATTTTAAAGTAGTTTTGGGTCAAAATGCTAACAATAAAACTTGTGGGGACAATCAGAATTGTGGTAAGAAAAACTTGTGGGACTTTCACGAGTTTTTCTTACTATTGACGAACAGAAGGGTAAGAACCAGAATTGTGGCAACCTAAACACGACAAaacaattgaaacaaataagTCTTGATTCTGCTATCCAGTCAATTTCATAACATATACTGTTTTCTGTCAATGGCCAGATAAAACGAAGAGGAAAGAGAATCAGCCTCAAATGCAACTACCAAACTTGAGAGACAGCTGAGCTTTGAGGAAGAATGATGAAGGGGACCAAACATCAGTCAGCCCCAAAAGCTAACAAACCTTCATTTGTACCGTCACAGTGGGAAAAATGGTGTCTCAGAATACCCAAAACCTTATATTTGCAAGATCTTTGCTATGAAACATCTATAGTCAGACATACTCCTATGCAAATTGCAgcatcaagaagttgaagaccaAACGAATGCATTCTGACTTTATCTAAACCCCggtaattttccagaattctgACGTACGTGTCATTTACAGTTGTATATTGGGTATATGAAAGTGCAGAAGACCGCATGACTAGGAAGGAAGAGAAGCTGTTGGGATCGTTTTTGGTGTTGACGTAGCCGTTGCATTATCTGTCCAATTCTTATCACCCCAATGCCATAGCATACTCTCCCAGAAACAGAAGTCTTCAAAGCAAGTATTTAAACGAGGGTCTTGAATCTTAATCTTCCAATGGCCATCTGAATAATTGCCTTTCTCAGCTTGCCTGCGATCCCACTCTAGCGCTGCCTTCTGCTTGGACCTCAGTAAGCAATAGCGATGCAAGTTCTCTGGCATTGCATCATGGACCTTCCACCATGTCCTATGCGCAACATCACTCGCAAATTCCTGTAAAATATCCACATTCCAGTTACAATCATAGTCACGGAAGCATAACCATGGTTTCAGCCCCAGGTAGTGAAGAACATAGAGCACCGGAGGATCAGCTCCAAATAGACGTGTCTTCATTTCTTTGA
Protein-coding regions in this window:
- the LOC113713625 gene encoding nitrate reductase [NADH]-like, which produces MAAAVKNWQFHHLEPALPRFGAGPNHRSDSPVGTFDFHPNKPTVNTVTSNVHVDYPSSDDEEENDENGYEDAIKKGKAELENSVLDARDEGTADNWIVRNPSMVRLTGKHPFNAEPPLTRLMHHGFITPVPLHYVRNHGPVPTATWDGWTVEVCGLVKRPMKFSMEQLVNEFPHREFPATLVCAGNRRKEQNMTKQTIGFNWGAAAVSTSVWRGVPLRAILKRCGILSRKNGALNVCFEGAENLPGGGGSKYGTCVKKGVAMDASRDIILAYMQNGELLTPDHGFPVRMIIPGFIGGRMVKWLSRIIVTTQESDSYYHYKDNRVLPSHVDAELANSEAWWYKPEFIINELNINSVITTPCQDEILPINSWTTQRPYTLRGYAYSGGGKKVTRVEVTMDGGDTWHVCAVDHPEKPTKYGKYWCWCFWSLDVEVLDLLGAKEIAVRAWDESTNTQPEKLIWNVMGMMNNCWFRVKTNVCKPHKGEIGIVFEHPTQPGNQSGGWMAKEKHLGKSSDSNQTLKKSVSSPFMNTSTKMFSTSEVKKHNSADSAWIIVHGHVFDCTRFLKDHPGGSDSILINAGTDCTEEFEAIHSDKAKKLLEDFRIGELITSGYTSDSSTSSPNNTVHGASNASHLAPITEIAPARSIALISGQRIPCKLVSKTSISHDVRKFRFALPSEEQVLGLPIGKHIFVCCTVDEKLCMRAYTPASGAEEVGYFELVVKIYFKGVHPRFPNGGVMSQYLDSLSLGSFLEIKGPLGHIEYKGKGNFLVHGKHKFAKKLAMLAGGTGITPIYQVMQAILKDSEDDTEMFVVYANRTEDDILLRDELDAWAEKYPERVKVWYVVEKSVKEGWNYGLGFVTESILREHVPLASETTLALACGPPPMIQFAINPNLEKMGYDIKDSLLIF